From the genome of Miscanthus floridulus cultivar M001 chromosome 10, ASM1932011v1, whole genome shotgun sequence, one region includes:
- the LOC136488865 gene encoding uncharacterized protein, producing the protein MAVPNYTYLKLKMPGPSGVITVESTYEHAYDCDIKCIEYTEALVEAETLIVNLDRLGDEAPDSKHRARTFEPTEAVKLVPIDPTGSNDRALRISAALDSK; encoded by the coding sequence atggcggtccccaactacacctacctcaagctcaagatgccgggtcctAGTGGCGTCATCacggtcgagtccacgtacgagcatgcatacgactgcgacatcaagtgcatcgagtacaccgaggctctcgtggaggccgagaccctcattgtCAACCTCGACCGGCTGGGTgacgaggcgcctgactccaagcatcgcgccAGAACTTTTGAGCccacggaggccgtcaagctcgtcccgatCGACCCCACCGGCTccaacgaccgggcgctgaggatcagcgccgcCCTTGATAGCAAATAG